A segment of the Candidatus Methylomirabilota bacterium genome:
AACGTGGTCAGCGCGGTATCACACCGAGTTGCTGCAGGAAGGACAGCATGTCGAAGTAGTGCCGGCTGTCCTTGATCTTGCCGCCATCGAAGTTCATCACCCAGCTTGCGCGCGTCGTTTGTTGTTTTCCCGTGGCGGGAATCGTGCCGCTCGGCCCCTGGAGCGGTCCGGTTTGCGTTCCCTTCCAGGTCACCTCAAGGACCACGGTGTTGCCGCCCCCGAAAGCTTGGTTGACCGTGCCCTTCACGTCTGGCATGGCCTGCTTCCAGGCCTGCCAGCACGGTATGATGGCCACGGCTCCCTGTATCCGCCGGGAAGTTCCGATTTCGTCGTAGACCGAATCCGAGGCCAGCGCCGCCTTGCAGGCGTCCCAGTCACCAGCGTTGAACGCGTCGACTACGTCGCGAGCCGCCTTGATGAGGTCTTGTTCCGCCATGGCCTTACCTCCTGTGAGCGGATCGACTACGGTTAGTTGCTTGAGCGTCTTCGCCTCGCCGTCTAACGCTGCCGTTCAGCGGCGCGCCGCTTGGGGCGCGTCCGCTGCAACGGTGGGTTGGGCGTCGCCGCCGCAGCGAGAGGAGGCGACGTTGCCTGCGAGTTGGCTACACCATCTCGAACGCTTCTGGCGCTCGCTGGCGCCAAGCCATCGACCAA
Coding sequences within it:
- a CDS encoding ester cyclase, with the protein product MAEQDLIKAARDVVDAFNAGDWDACKAALASDSVYDEIGTSRRIQGAVAIIPCWQAWKQAMPDVKGTVNQAFGGGNTVVLEVTWKGTQTGPLQGPSGTIPATGKQQTTRASWVMNFDGGKIKDSRHYFDMLSFLQQLGVIPR